One Actinomadura viridis genomic region harbors:
- a CDS encoding saccharopine dehydrogenase family protein yields the protein MGHKVAVFGAYGHTGRFVVDELRDRGFDPILSGRDEGKLRELAASRPGHDVRTASVDDPDSLDRALDGAAAVINAAGPFAVTAAPVIEAALRSGVPYVDVAAEIEANLDTFARFADRARDAGTEVVPAMAFYGGLGDLLATTAMGDWKAADEAHIAYWLSSWHPTAGTRAAGQVSRRRRNGRRVRYTEGRLEYRDDEPPMLEWPFPAPVGTQAVIGEFSMADVVTVPSHLSVPEVRTYMAVGAAKDLSAPDAPAPDVVDERGRSSQTFLVDVSVRSGGTERRAVASGRDIYAVSAPLAVEAVDRILTGRTGTTGVASAGTIFDAPDFLRALSAHISLAPPRG from the coding sequence ATGGGGCACAAGGTTGCGGTGTTCGGGGCCTACGGGCATACGGGACGGTTCGTGGTCGACGAGCTGCGCGATCGCGGGTTCGATCCGATTCTCTCCGGCCGCGACGAGGGCAAGCTGCGGGAGCTGGCGGCGTCCCGTCCCGGACACGACGTCCGGACGGCGTCGGTCGACGACCCGGACTCGCTCGACCGCGCGCTGGACGGCGCGGCGGCCGTGATCAACGCGGCCGGTCCCTTCGCGGTGACCGCCGCCCCGGTGATCGAGGCGGCGCTGCGCTCGGGCGTCCCGTACGTGGACGTGGCGGCCGAGATCGAGGCCAACCTCGACACGTTCGCGCGCTTCGCGGACCGCGCCCGCGACGCGGGGACGGAGGTGGTCCCCGCGATGGCCTTCTACGGCGGCCTCGGCGACCTGCTGGCCACCACGGCGATGGGCGACTGGAAGGCGGCCGACGAGGCGCACATCGCGTACTGGCTGAGCAGCTGGCACCCGACGGCCGGCACCCGCGCGGCGGGCCAGGTCTCCCGGCGGCGCCGGAACGGCCGGCGGGTCCGCTACACCGAGGGGCGGCTGGAGTACCGCGACGACGAACCGCCGATGCTGGAGTGGCCCTTCCCGGCCCCCGTCGGCACCCAGGCGGTCATCGGCGAGTTCTCGATGGCCGATGTCGTCACCGTTCCCAGCCACCTGTCCGTTCCCGAGGTGCGCACGTACATGGCGGTCGGCGCCGCCAAGGACCTGTCCGCTCCGGACGCGCCGGCGCCGGACGTGGTGGACGAGCGCGGCCGGTCGTCGCAGACCTTCCTCGTCGACGTCAGCGTGCGCTCGGGCGGCACGGAACGCCGCGCCGTCGCGAGCGGCCGGGACATCTACGCCGTCAGCGCGCCGCTCGCGGTGGAGGCGGTCGATCGGATCCTCACCGGGCGGACCGGGACGACCGGTGTCGCCTCCGCCGGCACGATCTTCGACGCGCCCGACTTCCTCCGCGCGCTGTCGGCGCACATCTCGCTCGCACCGCCTCGCGGGTGA
- a CDS encoding helix-turn-helix domain-containing protein: protein MDTVALAVTEGMLHFELAVAYEIFGVERSGLPDPWYEVAVCGSGAIRVGRFLLEPDCGLDRLAGAGTVIVPAWADVDEAPPADLVDAVRAAHEAGARMVSLCTGAFVLAAAGLLDGRRATTHWAHTGELAARHPKVEVAPDVLYTDNGSVLTSAGKAAALDLCLHLVRSDHGATIANTIARSLVVPPHRAGGQAQFVTAPVPARDDHPLTGLLPWVMERLDHPLTVEDLARQANMSSRNLGRHFRSATGTTPLQWLLTQRIRRAQELLETTDDSVDTIAAAVGMGTATTLRRHFNRTVGVPPDTYRRTFRT from the coding sequence ATGGACACCGTCGCGCTGGCCGTCACCGAGGGCATGCTGCACTTCGAGCTGGCCGTGGCGTACGAGATCTTCGGCGTCGAGCGGTCCGGCCTGCCCGACCCCTGGTACGAGGTCGCCGTCTGCGGCTCGGGCGCCATCCGGGTCGGCCGGTTCCTGCTGGAGCCGGACTGCGGTCTCGACCGGCTGGCAGGCGCCGGCACGGTGATCGTCCCGGCGTGGGCCGATGTCGACGAGGCCCCGCCCGCCGACCTGGTCGACGCGGTACGCGCGGCCCACGAGGCGGGCGCGCGGATGGTCTCCCTCTGCACGGGCGCGTTCGTACTGGCCGCCGCCGGCCTGCTGGACGGGCGGCGCGCGACCACGCACTGGGCCCACACAGGGGAGCTGGCCGCCCGCCATCCCAAGGTGGAGGTGGCCCCGGACGTGCTCTACACCGACAACGGCAGCGTGCTGACCTCTGCCGGCAAGGCCGCCGCGCTGGACCTGTGCCTGCATCTCGTCCGTTCCGACCACGGCGCGACGATCGCCAACACGATCGCCCGCAGCCTGGTCGTCCCGCCGCACCGCGCCGGCGGCCAGGCCCAGTTCGTCACCGCCCCGGTGCCCGCCCGCGACGACCATCCCCTCACCGGTCTGCTCCCCTGGGTGATGGAAAGGCTGGACCATCCGCTGACCGTGGAGGACCTGGCCCGCCAAGCGAACATGAGCTCGCGCAACCTGGGCCGCCACTTCAGGTCGGCGACCGGCACCACCCCGCTGCAATGGCTGCTGACCCAGCGGATCCGCCGCGCCCAGGAACTGCTGGAGACCACCGACGACAGCGTCGACACCATCGCGGCGGCCGTGGGCATGGGCACCGCCACGACGCTGCGCCGACACTTCAACCGCACGGTGGGCGTCCCTCCCGACACCTACCGCCGCACCTTCCGCACCTAG
- a CDS encoding helix-turn-helix domain-containing protein has translation MFDDLAGKTTGQRIRILRERKGLSRPTLSGLVGMSASWLKDVERGRLLAPRLPTLVRLAEALGLDDVALLAGTDMNLGDTTSIPMTSFARIPHEAVPAIRDAIRDPLLSVPAGPADVNALAGRTAHAWRLWHGSATHRTDVGRVLPALIRDARVAARVTEGEHRRNVNAVLSDVYALAQHEIVWAAEPELIWVVADRGISAAHDADRPIALAGAAWTLAIVQRSMGDLDGAIELVTEAAGMLRPRLEDGPDELRAMYGALQLHAATTSARAGREGDALRHLDEGRYTAERLPAGYHHPWTQFGMSNVAVHAVSIGADLSKSATARDHARQIDPDTIPSRERRARLMVETARSYHQKRDYSAALDWLERAYPVCNDSVHYSPQARQMAVDAVDHGGPMIDRRARTFARMLDLPV, from the coding sequence ATGTTCGATGACCTGGCGGGGAAGACGACCGGGCAGCGAATCCGGATCCTTCGGGAACGCAAAGGGTTGTCCCGGCCCACGTTGTCGGGTCTGGTCGGCATGTCCGCCTCATGGCTGAAGGACGTCGAGCGCGGCCGGTTGCTGGCACCTCGCCTCCCCACCCTGGTCAGGCTGGCCGAGGCGCTCGGTTTGGACGACGTCGCGCTGCTGGCGGGAACGGACATGAACCTCGGCGACACCACGTCCATCCCCATGACGTCCTTCGCCCGCATCCCGCACGAAGCGGTTCCGGCCATCCGGGACGCCATCCGGGACCCGCTGCTCTCCGTACCGGCGGGGCCCGCTGACGTGAATGCGCTGGCCGGCCGCACCGCACACGCCTGGCGCCTGTGGCATGGCTCGGCGACGCACCGTACCGATGTGGGCCGGGTCCTGCCCGCGCTGATCCGGGACGCCCGGGTCGCCGCGCGCGTCACCGAAGGGGAGCACCGGCGGAATGTCAACGCCGTGCTCTCAGACGTGTACGCGCTCGCCCAGCACGAGATCGTCTGGGCCGCCGAGCCGGAACTCATCTGGGTGGTGGCCGACCGCGGCATCAGCGCGGCGCACGATGCCGACCGGCCCATCGCGCTGGCCGGGGCCGCCTGGACGCTGGCGATCGTTCAACGTTCGATGGGCGATCTCGACGGCGCGATCGAACTGGTCACCGAGGCAGCGGGGATGCTGCGGCCTCGGCTGGAGGACGGCCCGGACGAGTTGCGGGCCATGTACGGCGCGCTGCAACTCCACGCGGCCACCACGAGCGCCCGCGCCGGCCGGGAGGGGGACGCCCTTCGTCACCTCGACGAAGGGCGGTATACCGCTGAGCGGCTACCTGCCGGATACCACCACCCGTGGACGCAGTTCGGCATGTCCAACGTGGCCGTCCACGCGGTGTCGATCGGCGCCGACCTCTCCAAATCGGCGACGGCCCGTGACCACGCCCGGCAGATCGACCCGGACACCATCCCGAGTCGTGAACGGCGCGCCCGGCTAATGGTGGAAACGGCCCGTTCCTACCACCAGAAACGGGATTACTCGGCGGCCCTGGACTGGCTGGAACGCGCCTATCCGGTGTGCAACGACTCGGTGCACTACTCCCCGCAGGCCCGGCAGATGGCCGTTGACGCGGTCGATCACGGCGGCCCGATGATCGACCGGCGAGCCCGCACCTTCGCCCGGATGCTGGACCTGCCGGTCTGA
- a CDS encoding NADPH-dependent F420 reductase, translated as MRIGILGTGTLAAALGEGWARAGHEITLAGRSPSKARELADRLGARARAVTPRQAVVDRDAVLLAVSWQGAEDMLRSAGAADGSLEGTALIDPTNAVEHGVGVLLTGPGEAMAQRIAGMSPGAHVVKAFHMFPAGQWTESRPGAAATVAMCGDDPEALRVVGELVRDVGGVPAVLGSLDRVRQLEEVAGFVIGLAFAGTDPNSAIPRVPSAAA; from the coding sequence ATGCGCATCGGGATCCTGGGCACCGGAACGCTGGCGGCGGCACTCGGCGAAGGCTGGGCGCGCGCCGGGCATGAGATCACCCTCGCCGGGCGCTCTCCGTCCAAGGCGCGGGAACTCGCTGATCGGCTGGGTGCGAGAGCGCGCGCGGTCACGCCGCGCCAGGCCGTCGTGGATCGCGATGCGGTGCTGCTCGCGGTGTCCTGGCAGGGCGCCGAGGACATGCTGCGCAGCGCGGGAGCGGCAGACGGGTCGCTGGAGGGAACCGCGTTGATCGATCCGACGAACGCCGTCGAGCACGGCGTGGGCGTCCTGCTCACCGGCCCCGGCGAAGCGATGGCGCAGCGGATCGCCGGGATGTCTCCGGGCGCGCATGTCGTGAAGGCCTTCCACATGTTCCCCGCCGGCCAGTGGACGGAGTCCCGTCCCGGTGCCGCTGCCACGGTGGCCATGTGCGGGGACGATCCGGAAGCGTTGCGCGTCGTCGGCGAACTGGTCCGTGATGTCGGCGGGGTCCCGGCCGTGCTCGGATCGCTGGACCGCGTTCGCCAGCTTGAGGAGGTCGCGGGGTTCGTCATCGGGCTGGCCTTCGCAGGCACCGACCCCAACTCCGCCATCCCACGTGTCCCATCGGCGGCGGCCTGA
- a CDS encoding winged helix-turn-helix transcriptional regulator yields MDRDEFVADCRIRAATDLFAHTWDPVVLAALSSGPRRRRELRDAIGGISDKVLTDALHRLLANGLIDRRAHAEAPPRVEYALSGLGRSLVDGPLKALGRWATDHGDRLLEAQEKSARNVARRLSAGRDPQVSLES; encoded by the coding sequence ATGGATCGAGACGAGTTCGTAGCGGACTGCCGGATACGTGCGGCCACCGACCTGTTCGCCCACACGTGGGATCCCGTGGTCCTGGCGGCTCTTTCCTCGGGGCCGCGCCGGCGCCGCGAACTGCGCGACGCCATCGGCGGCATCAGTGACAAGGTGCTGACGGACGCGTTGCATCGCCTGCTCGCGAACGGGCTGATCGACCGCCGCGCGCATGCCGAGGCCCCGCCGCGCGTCGAGTACGCCCTGAGCGGCTTGGGGCGGAGCTTGGTCGACGGCCCGCTGAAGGCCCTCGGACGCTGGGCGACCGACCACGGTGACAGGCTTCTCGAAGCTCAGGAGAAGTCCGCGCGGAACGTAGCGCGACGCCTGTCGGCCGGCCGTGATCCCCAAGTGTCGCTGGAGTCCTGA
- a CDS encoding DUF3140 domain-containing protein produces the protein MTEPTPDTELLWEEFHQIVNMTSDEIRTWLLTDASGEDALPADPGMGLPELGIRVVDLLRKRKADLTGDDTEVMRKVVEFVEDRADAPEQDDRWRRSLMSVGHDPLKP, from the coding sequence ATGACCGAACCGACCCCCGACACCGAGCTGCTCTGGGAGGAGTTCCACCAGATCGTCAACATGACCTCGGACGAGATCCGCACCTGGCTGCTCACCGACGCCTCGGGCGAGGACGCCCTCCCGGCCGACCCCGGGATGGGCCTGCCCGAACTCGGCATCCGCGTCGTCGACCTGCTCCGCAAGCGCAAGGCCGACCTGACCGGCGACGACACCGAGGTGATGCGGAAGGTCGTGGAGTTCGTCGAGGACCGGGCCGACGCCCCCGAACAGGACGACCGATGGCGCCGGTCACTCATGTCGGTCGGCCACGACCCGCTCAAACCGTGA
- a CDS encoding catalase produces the protein MAHHADHDSDKQRQLDRDRVSPEGAELTTDQGIKVDDTDNSLAAGERGPTLMEDFHFREKITHFDHERIPERVVHARGAGAYGHFRVYDDALAEYTSAEFLTDPSLSTPVFVRFSTVGGSRGSADTVRDVRGFATKFYTRHGNFDLVGNNMPVFFIQDGIKFPDFVHAVKPEPHNEIPQASSAHDTLWDFVQLQPETIHMMMWLMSDRALPRSFAMMQGFGVHTFRLVNAEGRATFVKFHWKPKLGTHSLEWDETQKIAGKDPDFNRRDLWDNIEAGRFPEYELCLQLVPEEDEHKFDFDLLDATKIIPEEEVPARPVGRLVLDRNPENFFAETEQVAFHLGNVVPGIDFTNDPLLQARLFSYLDTQLIRLGGPNFSQIPVNRPVAEVRNHHRDGYHQMAIHQARAAYHPNTLSGGCPALSENGSYHHYQEKVDGNKIRKRSESFQDHYSQATLFWNSMSGWEKEHIVAAFRFELGKVETMSIREGVVDHLNHVDHDLAVQVAEGVGVEPPKVSNTPNHGRSSPALSQANAPRDTVEARKIAILAADGVASADITTVRDTLTEAGAICEVLAVKDGTVRAVDGGPVEVTRAMPTVASVLYDAVVIPGGADSVRALMGDGLAVHFVAEAFKHGKAIGAADEGIDLLERAGVVGVSVADEGCRADQGVVTRRGAADDFGTHLIDAIAAHRHFERQKDAVPA, from the coding sequence ATGGCGCACCACGCCGATCACGACAGCGACAAGCAGCGGCAGCTGGACCGGGACCGGGTGAGCCCGGAGGGCGCCGAACTGACCACCGACCAGGGCATCAAGGTCGACGACACCGACAACTCCCTGGCGGCGGGCGAGCGCGGCCCGACCCTGATGGAGGACTTCCACTTCCGGGAGAAGATCACCCACTTCGACCACGAGCGGATCCCCGAACGGGTGGTGCACGCCCGCGGCGCCGGCGCGTACGGCCACTTCCGCGTGTACGACGACGCGCTGGCCGAGTACACCTCCGCCGAGTTCCTGACCGACCCGTCCCTGAGCACGCCGGTGTTCGTGCGGTTCTCGACCGTCGGCGGCTCGCGCGGCTCCGCCGACACCGTCCGCGACGTGCGCGGGTTCGCGACGAAGTTCTACACCCGGCACGGCAACTTCGACCTGGTCGGCAACAACATGCCGGTCTTCTTCATCCAGGACGGCATCAAGTTCCCCGACTTCGTCCACGCGGTGAAGCCGGAGCCGCACAACGAGATCCCGCAGGCCTCGTCCGCCCACGACACGCTGTGGGACTTCGTCCAGCTCCAGCCCGAGACCATCCACATGATGATGTGGCTGATGTCCGACCGCGCCCTGCCGCGCAGCTTCGCGATGATGCAGGGCTTCGGCGTGCACACGTTCCGGCTCGTCAACGCCGAGGGGCGGGCCACGTTCGTGAAGTTCCACTGGAAGCCCAAGCTGGGCACGCACTCGCTGGAGTGGGACGAGACCCAGAAGATCGCGGGCAAGGACCCCGACTTCAACCGCCGCGACCTGTGGGACAACATCGAGGCCGGGCGCTTCCCCGAGTACGAGCTGTGCCTGCAGCTGGTGCCCGAGGAGGACGAGCACAAGTTCGACTTCGACCTGCTCGACGCCACCAAGATCATTCCGGAGGAGGAGGTCCCGGCCCGCCCGGTCGGCCGGCTGGTGCTGGACCGCAACCCCGAGAACTTCTTCGCCGAGACCGAGCAGGTCGCCTTCCACCTGGGCAACGTCGTCCCCGGCATCGACTTCACCAACGACCCGCTGCTCCAGGCCCGGCTGTTCTCGTACCTGGACACCCAGCTCATCCGGCTCGGCGGGCCGAACTTCTCGCAGATCCCCGTCAACCGCCCGGTCGCCGAGGTGCGCAACCACCACCGCGACGGCTACCACCAGATGGCGATCCACCAGGCCCGCGCCGCGTACCACCCCAACACGCTCTCGGGCGGCTGCCCGGCCCTGTCGGAGAACGGCTCGTACCACCACTACCAGGAGAAGGTGGACGGCAACAAGATCCGCAAGCGCAGCGAGAGCTTCCAGGACCACTACAGCCAGGCGACGCTCTTCTGGAACAGCATGTCCGGCTGGGAGAAGGAGCACATCGTCGCGGCGTTCCGGTTCGAGCTGGGCAAGGTCGAGACCATGTCCATCCGCGAGGGCGTGGTGGACCACCTCAACCACGTGGACCACGACCTGGCCGTCCAGGTCGCCGAGGGCGTCGGGGTGGAGCCGCCCAAGGTCTCCAACACCCCCAACCACGGCCGCAGTTCGCCCGCGCTGAGCCAGGCCAACGCGCCCCGCGACACCGTCGAGGCCCGCAAGATCGCGATCCTGGCCGCCGACGGGGTGGCGTCCGCCGACATCACCACCGTCCGCGACACCCTCACCGAGGCGGGCGCGATCTGCGAGGTGCTGGCCGTCAAGGACGGCACCGTCCGGGCGGTCGACGGCGGCCCGGTCGAGGTCACCCGCGCCATGCCGACCGTCGCGTCCGTCCTGTACGACGCCGTGGTGATCCCCGGCGGCGCCGACAGCGTGCGCGCCCTCATGGGCGACGGCCTCGCCGTCCACTTCGTCGCCGAGGCGTTCAAGCACGGCAAGGCCATCGGCGCCGCCGACGAGGGCATCGACCTCCTCGAACGCGCCGGTGTCGTCGGTGTCAGCGTGGCCGACGAGGGCTGCCGCGCCGACCAGGGCGTGGTCACCCGCCGCGGCGCCGCCGACGACTTCGGCACCCACCTGATCGACGCCATCGCGGCGCACCGCCACTTCGAACGACAGAAGGACGCGGTGCCCGCCTGA
- a CDS encoding YihY/virulence factor BrkB family protein, which translates to MARTTAGTDAAETGAAGTDEREDLPDKPTAIGRRGWWGVVRRTVTGFQDDNLVDWAAALTYYGVLSLFPGLIVAVSLVGMLGTSGTRTLVDNVRQLAPGQFRDSLIGIIESLQGTAPTAGLMAAFGLLLALWSASKYVAALIRALNAVYDMPEGRPLWKLAPLRLLLTLAMVLLLGASALAVTFTGRLAEETGRILGLGSAFVTVWGIAKWPVLLTIVVVAIASLYWAGPNVRQPGWRWVTPGCVIAVLAWVAASAGFAVYVANFGSYNRTYGALAAAVIFLVWLWLSNVAILVGAEFDAELARARRIAAGGDEDEEPYAVPRDTRKISDRDDLSEPDTVK; encoded by the coding sequence ATGGCCCGTACGACGGCGGGGACGGACGCGGCAGAGACGGGCGCGGCGGGGACGGACGAGCGCGAGGACCTCCCGGACAAACCCACGGCGATCGGGCGGCGCGGCTGGTGGGGCGTGGTCCGGCGTACGGTCACCGGGTTCCAGGACGACAACCTGGTCGACTGGGCGGCGGCGCTGACCTACTACGGCGTGCTCTCGCTCTTCCCGGGGCTGATCGTGGCGGTGTCGCTGGTCGGGATGCTGGGCACCTCGGGCACCCGGACGCTGGTCGACAACGTCCGGCAGCTCGCGCCCGGGCAGTTCCGCGACTCGCTGATCGGGATCATCGAAAGCCTCCAGGGGACGGCGCCGACGGCGGGCCTCATGGCGGCGTTCGGCCTGCTGCTGGCGCTGTGGTCGGCGTCGAAGTACGTGGCGGCGCTGATCAGGGCGCTGAACGCCGTGTACGACATGCCCGAGGGCCGGCCGCTGTGGAAGCTGGCGCCGCTGCGGCTGCTGCTGACACTGGCCATGGTGCTGCTGCTCGGCGCCAGCGCGCTGGCGGTGACGTTCACCGGGCGGCTGGCGGAGGAGACCGGGCGGATCCTGGGGCTGGGCTCGGCGTTCGTGACGGTCTGGGGCATCGCGAAGTGGCCGGTGCTGCTGACGATCGTCGTGGTGGCGATCGCGTCGCTGTACTGGGCCGGGCCGAACGTCCGGCAGCCGGGCTGGCGCTGGGTGACCCCCGGCTGCGTGATCGCGGTGCTGGCCTGGGTGGCGGCCTCCGCCGGGTTCGCGGTGTACGTGGCGAACTTCGGCTCCTACAACCGGACCTACGGCGCCCTGGCCGCGGCCGTGATCTTCCTCGTGTGGCTGTGGCTGTCCAACGTGGCGATCCTGGTGGGCGCCGAGTTCGACGCCGAGCTGGCGCGGGCCCGCCGGATCGCGGCGGGCGGGGACGAGGACGAGGAGCCGTACGCCGTCCCCCGCGACACCCGGAAGATCAGCGACAGGGACGACCTGAGCGAGCCGGACACGGTCAAGTAA
- a CDS encoding alpha/beta fold hydrolase, with protein sequence MRVHRRVVFRGSAVAVLAAATTLAAAAAAPGGPPAPPGGGPAQPPPVPCPKDATCGTITVPLDRGNPGLGTVQIAYALISRRNKDRPPAGTIAANPGGPGGSAIGPAAGFVKAVGDLLDDHDLLLMDPRGIGNSGWLDCDVRKDVLTLRGEALSRELGRCARSIGDRRRFHTSAAVADDLDDLRAHLRIPRLKLLGLSYGTYLMTVYAQRHPEHVDSMVLSGAYPLAFDPWKRPNAEALRRGYRLVCERGGCAARRVLGDLRRLAGRLRHRPIPYEVTVNGERRRVELDETALAAIVNGAGDQSNVKAWGTIPRYVREALDGRPERLVELARKTLFASPDITKAGRLFSLAAQVAVVCNDYPKGFDMRAPDDVRERQYRERRDALPAWQFAPFSAAAWTYGYSEPEWCLHWPDRSDRTQSTARPVTNAPVLVLSGDLDLNTAPGEGVEAARQFRNARLVKVPFSGHVPTGEPTGCAISIARHFLRDHTTGDTGCLTDIPPVAPEPVALPATR encoded by the coding sequence ATGCGAGTCCATCGACGCGTGGTCTTCCGCGGCTCGGCGGTCGCCGTGCTCGCGGCGGCGACGACCCTGGCCGCCGCCGCGGCGGCTCCCGGCGGGCCGCCCGCCCCGCCCGGCGGCGGGCCCGCGCAGCCGCCGCCCGTCCCCTGCCCCAAGGACGCGACCTGCGGGACGATCACCGTCCCGCTGGACCGCGGGAACCCCGGCCTCGGCACCGTCCAGATCGCGTACGCGCTGATCAGCCGCCGGAACAAGGACCGCCCCCCGGCGGGGACGATCGCCGCCAATCCGGGCGGCCCCGGCGGGTCGGCGATCGGTCCCGCGGCCGGGTTCGTGAAGGCGGTGGGCGACCTCCTCGACGACCACGACCTGCTGCTGATGGACCCGCGCGGCATCGGGAACTCCGGCTGGCTGGACTGCGACGTGCGCAAGGACGTGCTCACCCTGCGCGGCGAGGCGCTGTCCCGTGAACTGGGCCGGTGCGCGCGTTCCATCGGCGACCGCCGCCGCTTCCACACCTCCGCCGCCGTCGCCGACGACCTGGACGACCTCCGCGCCCACCTGCGGATCCCCCGGCTGAAGCTGCTCGGCCTCTCCTACGGCACGTACCTGATGACCGTGTACGCCCAGCGGCACCCCGAGCACGTCGACTCGATGGTGCTGTCGGGCGCGTACCCGCTGGCCTTCGACCCGTGGAAGCGGCCCAACGCCGAGGCCCTGCGGCGCGGCTACCGGCTGGTGTGCGAGCGCGGCGGCTGCGCCGCCCGCCGGGTCCTCGGCGACCTGCGGCGGCTGGCCGGGCGGCTGCGGCACCGCCCGATCCCGTACGAGGTCACGGTGAACGGCGAGCGGCGCCGGGTGGAGCTGGACGAGACCGCCCTCGCCGCGATAGTGAACGGCGCGGGCGACCAGAGCAACGTGAAGGCGTGGGGCACGATCCCCCGGTACGTGCGGGAGGCGCTGGACGGGCGGCCGGAACGGCTGGTCGAGCTGGCCCGGAAGACGCTGTTCGCCTCGCCCGACATCACCAAGGCCGGGCGGCTGTTCAGCCTGGCCGCCCAGGTGGCGGTGGTGTGCAACGACTATCCGAAGGGCTTCGACATGCGGGCGCCGGACGACGTCCGCGAACGGCAGTACCGCGAGCGCCGGGACGCCCTGCCCGCGTGGCAGTTCGCGCCGTTCAGCGCCGCCGCCTGGACCTACGGCTACAGCGAGCCGGAATGGTGCCTGCACTGGCCCGACCGCAGCGACCGCACCCAGTCCACCGCCCGGCCCGTCACCAACGCGCCGGTGCTGGTCCTGAGCGGCGACCTGGACCTGAACACCGCACCCGGCGAGGGCGTGGAGGCGGCACGGCAGTTCCGGAACGCGCGGCTGGTGAAGGTGCCCTTCTCCGGCCACGTCCCCACCGGGGAGCCGACGGGGTGCGCGATCTCGATCGCGCGCCACTTCCTGCGCGATCACACGACCGGCGACACCGGCTGCCTCACGGACATCCCGCCGGTCGCGCCGGAGCCGGTGGCGCTACCCGCGACCCGCTGA
- a CDS encoding nitronate monooxygenase, whose product MLERLAHPIVQAPMAGGASTPALAAAVSEAGGLGFLAAGYKTAAAMRAEITETRALTSRPFGVNVFMPAADPVDEAAVAAYRERLGPEARRLGVEPGTPPADRSDGWDAKIADLLADPPAVVSFTFGCPGADTVRAFRDRGAFVVVTVTTPREAVTAATAGAGALCVQGVEAGGHQGTFGNTGDLGEGRELRALLPAVRTLTTLPLIAAGGLATAADVTEVLGLGAAAAQLGTAFLRCPESGASAAHKAALADPRHTRTALTRSFSGRPARGLVNRFMEEYERYAPAAYPDVHFVTSPLRRAAAARGDLDAVALWAGTSFRLAGDAPAAEIVAGLAGVSAGRG is encoded by the coding sequence ATGCTGGAGCGGTTGGCCCACCCGATCGTGCAGGCGCCGATGGCGGGCGGCGCGTCCACGCCCGCGCTGGCCGCGGCGGTGTCGGAGGCGGGCGGCCTGGGCTTCCTGGCCGCCGGGTACAAGACCGCCGCGGCGATGCGCGCGGAGATCACCGAGACCCGGGCGCTCACCTCGCGGCCCTTCGGGGTGAACGTCTTCATGCCGGCGGCGGACCCCGTGGACGAGGCCGCCGTCGCCGCCTACCGGGAACGGCTGGGGCCCGAGGCGCGGCGGCTCGGGGTGGAGCCGGGCACGCCGCCCGCCGACCGGAGCGACGGCTGGGACGCCAAGATCGCCGACCTGCTGGCCGACCCGCCGGCGGTCGTGAGCTTCACCTTCGGCTGCCCCGGCGCGGACACCGTACGCGCGTTCCGGGACCGGGGCGCGTTCGTCGTCGTCACCGTGACCACGCCGCGGGAGGCCGTCACCGCCGCGACCGCGGGCGCCGGCGCGCTCTGCGTGCAGGGCGTCGAGGCGGGCGGCCACCAGGGGACGTTCGGTAACACCGGAGACCTCGGCGAGGGCCGGGAACTGCGCGCGCTGCTGCCCGCCGTCCGCACCCTCACCACCCTGCCGCTGATCGCCGCCGGGGGCCTGGCGACCGCCGCGGACGTCACCGAGGTCCTCGGCCTCGGCGCCGCCGCGGCCCAGCTCGGCACCGCCTTCCTGCGCTGCCCCGAGAGCGGGGCGAGCGCGGCGCACAAGGCGGCGCTCGCCGACCCCCGCCACACCCGCACCGCGCTGACCCGTTCGTTCAGCGGGCGGCCCGCGCGCGGGCTGGTCAACCGGTTCATGGAGGAGTACGAGCGGTACGCGCCCGCCGCGTACCCCGACGTCCACTTCGTCACCTCACCGCTGCGCCGGGCCGCCGCGGCCCGCGGCGACCTGGACGCGGTCGCCCTGTGGGCGGGGACGTCGTTCCGGCTCGCCGGGGACGCCCCCGCCGCCGAGATCGTCGCGGGCCTCGCCGGGGTCTCAGCGGGTCGCGGGTAG